Proteins encoded in a region of the Bradyrhizobium sp. CB3481 genome:
- a CDS encoding enoyl-CoA hydratase/isomerase family protein: MTQPLLIAHHDGVDWVTLNRPDNLNALDPSLIDALNAYFEGLQRNSSTRVVVLKGAGASFCAGLDLKHAMKRRAGQQEPPDVTESLDSQRRIADIVMLMRRCPQPIIALIQGAAAGGGFALALAADIRIAARSARMNCAFIKLGLGGCDIGTSYFLPRLVGISVASELILTGRFIGAERALAVGLVSEVVEEGGLDAAAEPYVDAMMTASPVGLRLSKECLNMSVDAGSIEAVIAMEDRNQVLCSRSEDFNEGIRAFLEKRKPVYIRR; the protein is encoded by the coding sequence GTGACTCAACCGCTACTGATCGCACATCATGACGGCGTCGATTGGGTCACGCTCAACCGGCCCGACAACCTCAACGCGCTCGATCCTTCGCTGATCGACGCGCTCAACGCCTATTTCGAAGGCCTGCAGCGCAACAGTTCGACCCGTGTCGTGGTGCTCAAAGGCGCCGGCGCCTCGTTCTGCGCCGGGCTCGATCTGAAACATGCGATGAAGCGCCGCGCCGGGCAGCAGGAGCCGCCCGATGTCACCGAGTCCCTCGACTCGCAGCGGCGCATCGCCGACATCGTGATGCTGATGCGGCGCTGTCCGCAACCGATCATCGCTCTGATCCAGGGCGCGGCGGCCGGCGGCGGTTTTGCGCTGGCCCTCGCCGCCGATATCCGCATCGCCGCAAGATCGGCACGGATGAATTGCGCCTTTATCAAGCTCGGTCTCGGCGGCTGTGACATCGGCACGTCCTACTTTCTGCCGCGGCTGGTCGGCATCTCCGTCGCATCAGAACTGATCCTCACCGGCCGCTTCATCGGAGCCGAACGCGCGCTCGCGGTTGGCCTGGTTTCCGAGGTCGTCGAGGAGGGCGGGCTCGATGCTGCAGCCGAGCCTTACGTCGATGCCATGATGACGGCATCGCCGGTCGGCCTTCGGCTGTCGAAAGAGTGTCTAAATATGAGCGTCGATGCCGGCTCGATCGAGGCCGTGATCGCGATGGAAGACCGCAATCAGGTGTTGTGCAGCCGCTCGGAAGATTTCAACGAAGGCATCAGGGCCTTCCTTGAGAAACGAAAGCCTGTCTATATCAGGCGGTAG